The proteins below come from a single Ochotona princeps isolate mOchPri1 chromosome 6, mOchPri1.hap1, whole genome shotgun sequence genomic window:
- the GCNT3 gene encoding beta-1,3-galactosyl-O-glycosyl-glycoprotein beta-1,6-N-acetylglucosaminyltransferase 3, with the protein MKMTQWKKLCRRCHLWVLGCYLLLAIVSLRFSLRWSCDFEHLDLDSKAFRSRYCRDILYRSLKLPAKGTINCSGITRGDQEAVIQAVLNNLEVKKKREPLTPDHYLELTRDCERFKEERKFIQFPLSKEELEFPIAYSMVVHEKIENFERLLRALYAPQNIYCVHVDTKSPESFKKAVEAITSCFPNVFIASKLVSVVYASWFRVQADLNCMEDLLQSPVPWKYFLNTCGTDFPIKTNAEMVQAFKLLNGKNSMETEVPTEGKRHRWKYHYEVKDTLYITNRKKDPPPYNITMFTGNAYFVASRDFIKHVIKNPKSQELIEWVKDTYSPDEHLWATLQRAPWMPGFTPWHRKYDISDMTSIARLVKWQDHEGDVKKGAPYAPCSGVHQRAVCIYGAGDLHWLLQNHHLLANKFDPKVDDNVLQCLEEYLRHKAIYETEL; encoded by the coding sequence ATGAAGATGACTCAGTGGAAGAAACTCTGCCGTCGGTGTCACCTGTGGGTCCTGGGGTGCTATTTGCTGTTGGCCATCGTCTCACTCAGATTCTCTCTCAGATGGAGCTGTGACTTTGAGCACCTGGACCTGGACTCCAAGGCTTTTCGAAGCCGGTACTGTAGGGACATCTTGTACAGGTCCCTGAAGCTGCCAGCAAAAGGCACCATCAACTGTTCGGGGATCACCCGCGGGGACCAGGAGGCAGTGATCCAAGCTGTCCTGAATAATCTGGAGGTCAAGAAAAAGCGGGAACCTCTCACACCTGACCACTACCTCGAACTGACCAGAGACTGCGAGCGCTTCAAGGAGGAGAGGAAGTTCATCCAGTTCCCACTGAGCAAAGAGGAGTTGGAATTCCCAATCGCCTACTCTATGGTGGTTCATGAGAAGATTGAAAACTTTGAGAGGTTGCTGCGAGCTCTGTATGCCCCTCAGAACATATACTGTGTCCATGTGGATACCAAATCCCCCGAAAGTTTCAAAAAAGCTGTGGAGGCCATTACTTCATGCTTCCCCAATGTCTTCATAGCAAGTAAGCTAGTGTCTGTAGTTTATGCCTCCTGGTTCCGGGTACAGGCTGACCTGAACTGCATGGAAGACTTGCTACAGAGCCCGGTGCCATGGAAATACTTTCTGAACACATGCGGTACAGACTTCCCTATAAAGACGAACGCCGAAATGGTCCAGGCCTTCAAACTGTTGAATGGGAAAAATAGTATGGAGACAGAGGTGCCTACTGAAGGCAAAAGGCACCGCTGGAAATATCACTATGAAGTGAAAGACACATTGTACAtaaccaacaggaagaaagaccCTCCGCCTTATAATATAACTATGTTCACGGGAAATGCCTATTTTGTGGCTTCTAGAGACTTCATAAAACATGTCATAAAGAACCCCAAATCTCAAGAACTGATTGAGTGGGTCAAAGATACCTACAGCCCAGACGAACACCTCTGGGCAACGCTGCAGCGTGCACCATGGATGCCTGGCTTCACCCCTTGGCACCGCAAGTATGACATCTCAGACATGACTTCCATTGCCAGACTTGTCAAGTGGCAGGACCACGAGGGAGATGTCAAGAAGGGGGCGCCTTATGCACCTTGCTCTGGAGTCCATCAGCGGGCTGTCTGTATTTATGGGGCTGGGGACCTGCACTGGCTATTGCAGAACCATCACCTGTTGGCCAACAAATTTGACCCAAAGGTGGATGACAACGTTCTTCAGTGCTTAGAAGAGTACCTCCGTCATAAGGCCATCTATGAGACTGAACTCTGA